In a genomic window of Desulfovibrio inopinatus DSM 10711:
- a CDS encoding 2-isopropylmalate synthase, which yields MSDTVLIFDTTLRDGEQSPGATMNQKEKVRLARQLESLGVDIIEAGFPAASEGDFEAVQAIAAAVTKPQVAGLCRALKNDIDRAYEAVKEAKYPRIHTFIATSEIHMKHKLGKTPDQVVEMAKAAVSHAVSLTKNVEFSAEDASRSDWDFLVRIFTEVIDCGATTINVPDTVGYIQPHEYSELIQYLKKNISNIDKATISVHCHNDLGLAVANSLAAIHAGARQAEVTLTGIGERAGNAALEELIMALDTRRDTYNLKNNIKINEIFPSCRLLSHIIGQPIPPYKAIVGGNAFAHESGIHQDGMLKNRQTYEIMTPESIGRKGTDLVIGKHSGRHALKSKVEELGFKWLTEENLNTVFEAVKELADRKAKIYDEDVEALILEKVYRGEKADKKFELGYIAVHSGNTPMPPNAAVVMKVDGVEKKHTNFGAGPVDAAFKVIAEMTGRTPTLLQYAVNAITGGTDAQGEVTVRVEENGRTAVGRGSHDDIIVASANAYINALNSLVNKEEER from the coding sequence ATGTCTGATACCGTTTTGATTTTTGATACGACGTTGCGTGATGGCGAACAATCTCCCGGCGCCACGATGAACCAAAAAGAAAAAGTGCGTTTGGCTCGGCAACTCGAATCGCTTGGTGTCGATATCATCGAAGCCGGGTTTCCTGCTGCCAGTGAGGGAGATTTCGAAGCCGTACAGGCCATTGCCGCGGCTGTAACCAAACCGCAGGTTGCCGGTTTGTGCCGGGCGCTTAAAAACGATATTGACCGGGCTTACGAGGCTGTCAAAGAAGCGAAGTATCCGCGCATTCATACGTTTATTGCGACTTCTGAAATTCACATGAAACACAAATTGGGCAAAACGCCTGATCAGGTTGTTGAAATGGCCAAGGCGGCTGTTTCCCATGCAGTATCCTTGACGAAAAATGTCGAATTCTCAGCGGAAGATGCTTCTCGTTCAGATTGGGATTTTCTCGTAAGAATTTTTACTGAAGTGATTGATTGCGGTGCGACGACGATCAATGTTCCCGATACGGTCGGATACATTCAGCCGCATGAATATTCGGAATTGATTCAATATTTGAAAAAGAACATCTCCAATATCGACAAAGCCACGATCAGCGTACACTGCCATAATGACCTCGGGTTGGCGGTAGCCAATTCTTTGGCTGCTATTCATGCCGGGGCCAGACAGGCTGAAGTCACGCTGACCGGGATCGGAGAACGTGCCGGAAACGCCGCATTGGAAGAGCTCATTATGGCACTCGACACACGTCGTGACACATACAATTTGAAAAATAACATTAAAATAAATGAGATTTTTCCGTCTTGTCGCTTGTTGTCACACATTATCGGGCAGCCCATTCCGCCGTATAAAGCCATTGTCGGTGGCAACGCGTTTGCTCACGAATCCGGCATTCACCAAGACGGAATGCTCAAGAATCGGCAGACCTACGAAATCATGACTCCCGAAAGCATCGGTCGCAAGGGAACCGATTTGGTTATTGGCAAGCATTCGGGCCGCCATGCCTTGAAATCGAAAGTCGAAGAGTTGGGATTCAAATGGCTGACAGAAGAAAATCTCAATACGGTTTTTGAGGCTGTCAAAGAATTGGCCGACCGGAAAGCCAAAATCTATGACGAAGATGTCGAAGCATTGATTTTGGAGAAGGTCTACCGAGGAGAGAAAGCCGACAAGAAGTTCGAACTCGGATACATCGCCGTGCATTCTGGAAATACGCCCATGCCGCCGAATGCGGCTGTTGTGATGAAAGTTGACGGCGTTGAAAAAAAGCATACCAATTTCGGCGCCGGACCGGTTGACGCCGCTTTTAAAGTTATAGCAGAAATGACCGGCCGTACTCCGACACTCTTGCAATATGCCGTTAACGCCATAACCGGTGGAACTGACGCCCAAGGTGAAGTGACGGTGCGGGTTGAGGAAAATGGTCGAACCGCAGTGGGACGGGGTTCTCACGACGATATCATTGTGGCCAGTGCCAATGCGTATATCAACGCCTTGAATAGCCTGGTAAATAAAGAGGAGGAACGCTAA
- a CDS encoding glutaminyl-peptide cyclotransferase: MKSWWTTLRKIAFCGCVWGMSGLLSLVVCGNMAWGAPRYTAEVIQMLPHDKTAFTQGLVVHKGKLFESTGRYGRSSVRQIDPITGNKEKEYRLSRDVFGEGLTLYRDRLFQLTWRAGVVFEYRLKDLEPVGEWPLPTQGWGATVFDDMVVVSDGSDTLSFYDPNTFQLMKSIHVHDGDVAVLELNELESFCGYILANVWHKNDIAVIEPQNGQVVAWIDLSFLEGLQPGRRSAEAVLNGIAYDQNHGLLYVTGKLWPQIYVIAVDGLDALTNNQCRTTGNKP; encoded by the coding sequence GTGAAATCCTGGTGGACGACCTTACGAAAGATTGCCTTTTGTGGATGTGTGTGGGGGATGAGCGGGCTATTGAGCCTCGTCGTTTGCGGGAACATGGCGTGGGGCGCACCGCGATATACGGCAGAAGTCATACAGATGTTACCTCACGACAAAACAGCTTTTACCCAAGGATTGGTTGTCCATAAGGGAAAGCTTTTTGAATCGACCGGGCGGTATGGCCGGTCAAGCGTGCGCCAGATTGATCCGATCACAGGAAACAAAGAAAAAGAATACCGCCTGTCTCGGGATGTTTTTGGAGAAGGCTTGACTCTGTATCGTGATCGCTTGTTTCAACTGACATGGCGTGCAGGTGTTGTTTTTGAATATCGACTGAAGGACTTGGAGCCTGTAGGCGAGTGGCCCTTGCCGACGCAAGGGTGGGGAGCCACGGTGTTTGATGATATGGTCGTCGTTTCCGACGGCAGCGACACCCTTTCGTTTTATGACCCCAACACATTTCAGCTCATGAAGAGTATACACGTCCACGATGGTGATGTGGCAGTGCTGGAACTTAATGAACTCGAATCATTTTGTGGATACATTTTAGCGAATGTTTGGCATAAGAATGATATTGCAGTCATTGAACCCCAAAATGGTCAGGTTGTTGCTTGGATTGATCTGTCTTTTTTGGAAGGTCTGCAACCGGGAAGACGATCTGCTGAAGCTGTACTGAATGGTATTGCGTACGACCAGAATCATGGTCTTTTGTATGTAACCGGCAAGTTGTGGCCACAGATTTATGTCATTGCTGTCGATGGCCTTGATGCACTGACAAACAACCAATGTAGAACCACCGGAAATAAACCATGA
- a CDS encoding phosphatidylserine decarboxylase family protein, giving the protein MQKPSIEFAPEGARPVFTLTTAVIVSALLGWTFLTVILLVGLLLMVNFFRDPSRIIPHGAGLAVAPADGKIVRIEREIDPISNEERTVICTFMNVFNVHVNRSPVDGSVADIRYHPGKFFNASLDKASKHNERNTIVVRDEDDQDWTVVQIAGLLARRIVCHAQVGDIVSRGGRFGMIKLGSRVDVYLPHGYHEAVTLGQHVVAGQTVLAKKV; this is encoded by the coding sequence ATGCAAAAACCATCCATCGAGTTTGCTCCTGAAGGCGCAAGGCCTGTTTTTACGTTGACGACGGCCGTTATCGTCTCGGCCCTGCTCGGGTGGACATTTTTGACCGTTATCCTTCTTGTTGGCCTGCTTCTTATGGTTAACTTCTTTCGTGACCCTTCACGGATCATTCCGCATGGGGCAGGTCTTGCTGTTGCTCCTGCCGATGGGAAGATCGTTCGCATCGAACGCGAAATCGACCCCATCAGCAACGAAGAACGCACGGTGATCTGTACCTTTATGAATGTCTTCAATGTCCACGTAAACCGATCGCCTGTAGATGGTTCCGTGGCCGATATCCGGTATCATCCTGGCAAATTTTTCAATGCCTCTCTTGATAAGGCCTCCAAGCACAATGAACGGAATACGATCGTTGTTCGAGACGAAGACGATCAGGATTGGACCGTAGTACAAATTGCCGGTCTTCTGGCCCGTCGTATTGTATGTCATGCCCAGGTGGGGGACATCGTTTCGCGTGGAGGCCGTTTTGGGATGATTAAACTGGGATCAAGGGTTGACGTTTATCTGCCACATGGTTATCACGAGGCTGTAACACTTGGACAACATGTAGTCGCCGGTCAGACTGTCCTTGCAAAAAAAGTCTGA
- a CDS encoding 3-isopropylmalate dehydratase small subunit — MYKGKVHKVGAHIDTDAIIPARFLVSTDTEVLGKSLMEGLEAGWVSRVSKGDIMVADENFGCGSSREHAPLAILGAGIPVVLAKNFARIFYRNGFNMGLILLELGDDIDKIDDGDELEIDAKAGVIKNLTKGIEIKTAPVPPFMQEILNQGGLVPYVKNRLASA; from the coding sequence ATGTATAAGGGAAAAGTCCATAAAGTGGGCGCGCATATCGATACGGACGCCATCATTCCGGCCCGGTTCCTGGTCTCCACGGACACCGAAGTTCTCGGCAAAAGTCTGATGGAAGGCCTTGAAGCCGGATGGGTGTCGCGCGTTTCCAAAGGCGACATCATGGTTGCCGATGAAAATTTTGGGTGCGGCTCTTCGCGTGAGCATGCCCCTCTGGCCATCCTTGGTGCGGGCATTCCAGTGGTGTTGGCCAAAAATTTTGCCCGAATTTTTTACAGAAACGGCTTCAATATGGGGCTGATTCTGCTTGAACTCGGCGACGATATCGACAAAATTGACGACGGCGACGAACTTGAAATTGATGCGAAAGCTGGGGTTATCAAAAACCTGACCAAAGGCATTGAAATCAAGACTGCACCGGTTCCCCCATTCATGCAGGAAATTTTGAATCAGGGTGGGCTGGTACCATATGTAAAAAATCGGTTAGCCAGCGCCTAG
- a CDS encoding TraR/DksA family transcriptional regulator yields MVRDDLDVLRSILKGKLDEIQQKGSESLLGLSSPQDVCADPNDRASYESDRNFVLLLRERDREMAARIEDALARFDEGSYGICDECGDDIALARLKAQPTAMLCVHCQALQEESGRPDAHVAGYY; encoded by the coding sequence ATGGTCCGTGATGATCTTGATGTTTTGCGCAGTATCCTTAAGGGGAAGTTGGACGAAATTCAGCAAAAGGGGAGTGAGTCCCTGCTTGGTTTATCTTCGCCGCAAGATGTATGCGCAGACCCTAATGACAGGGCGAGTTATGAGTCTGACCGCAATTTTGTTTTACTTTTACGGGAACGCGATCGCGAAATGGCCGCGCGCATCGAAGATGCTTTGGCGCGCTTCGATGAAGGATCTTATGGAATATGCGATGAATGTGGAGACGATATTGCGTTGGCCCGCCTCAAAGCGCAACCTACGGCAATGCTGTGCGTTCATTGCCAAGCGCTGCAGGAAGAGTCTGGCCGTCCCGATGCGCATGTTGCAGGATATTACTAA
- the pssA gene encoding CDP-diacylglycerol--serine O-phosphatidyltransferase, producing the protein MHELAERPTRRGVYILPNLLTTGSLFAAFVGLLWALEGHFEWCSAAILASCLFDGLDGKVARLTGATSEFGVQFDSLADVVAFGVTPAVMVHEWMLGSYGRLGVMASFLLVACGALRLARFNVQASKTTKGCNKYFVGLPIPAAGCTLASFVFFVSWLRQTSIDIPESYISGFCLALVFVLAYMMVSRIRFFSFKDFGLIKAHPFSTMVSVLLLFVLIASQPAVLGFALFLGYLLSGPIRAYIILPCRKLLRGLTSELS; encoded by the coding sequence ATGCACGAATTGGCCGAACGCCCGACACGCCGTGGCGTTTACATCCTCCCAAATTTGCTCACGACTGGAAGCCTGTTTGCGGCTTTCGTCGGGTTGCTTTGGGCGCTTGAAGGCCATTTCGAGTGGTGTTCCGCAGCTATTTTGGCAAGTTGTTTGTTCGACGGGCTGGATGGTAAAGTTGCGCGTTTGACTGGAGCGACAAGTGAATTCGGTGTCCAATTCGATTCTTTAGCTGATGTCGTGGCTTTTGGTGTCACGCCCGCGGTTATGGTTCACGAATGGATGCTCGGTTCGTATGGTCGTCTCGGTGTAATGGCTTCGTTTTTGTTGGTAGCATGTGGAGCCTTGCGTTTGGCGAGGTTCAATGTTCAAGCATCAAAAACGACCAAAGGCTGTAATAAGTACTTTGTCGGTTTGCCCATTCCGGCAGCCGGATGTACATTGGCCTCGTTCGTTTTCTTTGTCTCCTGGTTGCGGCAGACATCGATAGACATTCCGGAAAGCTATATTTCGGGTTTTTGTCTCGCGCTGGTGTTTGTCTTGGCGTACATGATGGTCAGCCGTATTCGGTTTTTTTCCTTCAAGGACTTTGGTCTCATCAAAGCTCATCCATTCAGCACCATGGTCTCGGTGTTGTTGCTCTTCGTTCTCATTGCCTCACAGCCTGCTGTTTTGGGCTTCGCCCTGTTCCTGGGCTACCTCTTGTCCGGTCCCATCCGGGCGTATATTATCCTACCTTGCCGTAAGCTCCTACGGGGGCTCACCAGCGAGCTCTCATAA
- a CDS encoding tetratricopeptide repeat protein, producing the protein MRPKQYDEDVRDFIQNRRGILLVLSPDQLFIKNLRATLVRHLLIKEDCVRNIAGPDMLQKELKKAASESRNIVFFIEREFNGRPTTDLIQYIKNDFREMFIIVLTNEVAREKLILLHEVGAENFITKPISPDTLIEKIAFTVRPRGQIGELIEAGKQFLELQQFERAVEIGKKVLEIKENSPSGYILLGDAFRGLGKKDQALAAYTQASKSAKLYLEPLKRIALVHKEEGNVQEEQKYLEQLDKLSPLNIERKVSIGANFIKLGQEDKAKTVFDSALKLATKEAMSSISKVSRAIAEQCMQTNPKLSEHYLRQTLEAKANFLDKSDIDTFNRLGITLRRQGRWEDSITEYRKALKISPNDPGLYYNIAMAFTEGKNYQEAYNHLVKAIKINPQIHRTSETVCYNIAAVFHRADKKDLALEYAQYTLKMKPNFTKAMTLLREIQQSQ; encoded by the coding sequence ATGCGCCCCAAACAGTATGACGAAGACGTTCGAGATTTCATTCAGAATCGGCGAGGCATCCTTCTTGTTCTGAGCCCAGATCAACTATTTATTAAAAATCTACGCGCAACCCTTGTTCGGCACCTTCTCATCAAAGAAGACTGTGTTCGTAACATTGCAGGGCCGGATATGTTACAGAAGGAACTCAAAAAAGCTGCATCGGAATCACGAAATATTGTCTTTTTCATTGAGCGTGAGTTCAATGGTCGGCCAACAACCGATCTCATTCAGTATATCAAAAACGATTTTCGGGAGATGTTTATTATTGTGTTAACGAATGAAGTAGCCCGGGAAAAACTCATTCTCCTCCACGAGGTGGGCGCCGAAAATTTCATTACCAAACCGATTTCGCCTGATACACTCATAGAGAAAATTGCCTTTACGGTACGTCCTCGAGGTCAGATCGGAGAACTCATTGAAGCGGGCAAACAGTTTCTCGAACTGCAACAATTCGAACGCGCCGTTGAAATTGGAAAAAAAGTCCTTGAAATAAAAGAAAATAGCCCATCGGGATATATTTTGCTCGGCGATGCGTTCCGTGGACTTGGCAAAAAAGATCAAGCCCTCGCCGCTTACACGCAGGCATCGAAAAGCGCGAAACTCTATCTTGAACCCCTCAAGCGCATTGCTCTCGTCCATAAAGAAGAAGGAAACGTTCAAGAAGAACAAAAGTATCTCGAACAACTCGATAAACTCAGTCCACTCAATATTGAACGCAAGGTGAGTATTGGAGCCAATTTTATCAAGCTTGGGCAAGAGGACAAAGCCAAAACCGTTTTCGATTCTGCTCTCAAACTCGCCACGAAAGAAGCGATGTCTTCCATTAGTAAGGTGAGCCGAGCGATTGCAGAACAATGTATGCAAACCAATCCGAAATTGTCCGAACATTACTTACGCCAGACGCTTGAAGCCAAGGCCAATTTCCTCGATAAGTCTGACATCGATACCTTTAACCGCTTAGGCATCACCTTGCGCCGACAAGGCCGTTGGGAAGATTCCATTACGGAATATCGCAAAGCGCTCAAAATTTCGCCGAATGATCCCGGGCTCTATTACAATATCGCGATGGCATTCACGGAAGGAAAAAACTATCAAGAAGCATATAACCATCTGGTCAAGGCGATCAAAATCAATCCTCAAATCCATCGAACAAGCGAGACGGTATGCTACAATATCGCTGCGGTGTTTCATCGTGCAGACAAAAAAGACCTCGCCTTGGAATATGCGCAATACACGCTTAAGATGAAACCCAACTTCACCAAGGCCATGACCTTATTACGCGAAATTCAACAATCGCAATAG
- the lgt gene encoding prolipoprotein diacylglyceryl transferase codes for MIIYPQIDPTAISIGPLHVRWYGLMYLIGFLGAWMLGRYRASKPESGWTANQVDDLITYCVLGVVVGGRFGYIFFYDLHAFLQDPLVLFKVWQGGMSFHGGAIGVAIGFWLFGRKTGKTFFTVADFIVPLAPLGLFAGRIGNFINAELWGKPTDLPWGVVFPGPLAGGVPRHPSQLYEASLEGLVLFTVLWLYSSKPRPRGAASGLFLLLYGCFRFLVEFVREPDAHIGYIAFGWLTEGQILSFPMIILGIVVLAWSISANKQRTTKSVTR; via the coding sequence ATGATTATTTATCCCCAAATTGATCCTACAGCGATCAGCATTGGCCCTCTGCATGTTCGCTGGTATGGCCTTATGTATCTTATCGGATTTCTCGGCGCATGGATGCTCGGGAGATATCGTGCATCCAAACCCGAATCAGGTTGGACAGCTAACCAAGTCGATGACCTCATCACATATTGCGTCTTGGGTGTCGTGGTTGGAGGAAGATTTGGATACATCTTTTTTTATGACCTCCATGCATTTCTTCAAGATCCGCTTGTCCTCTTCAAAGTCTGGCAGGGAGGGATGTCGTTCCATGGCGGTGCCATCGGCGTTGCGATCGGTTTTTGGTTATTTGGCCGTAAAACCGGAAAAACATTTTTCACCGTCGCCGACTTCATTGTTCCTCTCGCTCCGCTCGGTCTTTTTGCAGGGCGCATAGGCAATTTTATCAATGCAGAACTCTGGGGAAAGCCTACCGATCTCCCATGGGGCGTTGTGTTTCCCGGACCGTTGGCTGGCGGTGTTCCTCGCCACCCTTCTCAACTCTACGAAGCATCCCTTGAAGGTCTGGTTCTGTTTACCGTCTTATGGCTCTATTCCAGTAAACCTCGTCCTCGGGGTGCTGCCTCCGGGTTGTTTCTTCTTTTATATGGATGTTTTCGTTTTTTGGTGGAATTTGTGCGGGAACCGGATGCGCACATCGGGTATATCGCATTTGGATGGCTGACGGAGGGACAAATTCTGTCCTTCCCCATGATCATTCTTGGAATTGTGGTTCTTGCCTGGTCAATCTCTGCCAATAAACAACGGACAACCAAGTCAGTCACACGATAG
- a CDS encoding DUF1318 domain-containing protein codes for MRLFIRLFVTALVATLVAACVTVNVYFPEAKVEKAAEQIVNDVYGQDGQQSSMLNISSFLLCMYEYLGPSSAWAQNPATVENATIRSIKNRLANRHSQLVPFYLSGAAGLDNKGFVAFRQNGARTLSLADQAKLRRLVDADNADRRQLYAEVAKAMNLPPNQTSQVQRVFADVWRSKASAGWFVQSNSGSWSQK; via the coding sequence ATGCGACTTTTCATCCGGTTGTTTGTGACAGCCCTTGTGGCGACGCTTGTTGCCGCTTGTGTAACGGTCAATGTCTATTTTCCCGAAGCAAAGGTGGAAAAAGCGGCGGAACAAATCGTCAACGATGTCTACGGGCAAGACGGACAACAATCGAGCATGCTCAATATTTCGTCGTTCCTGCTTTGCATGTATGAATACCTTGGTCCATCATCGGCATGGGCTCAAAATCCGGCCACAGTCGAAAACGCGACCATCAGATCCATCAAAAATCGTCTGGCCAACCGGCATAGCCAACTGGTTCCTTTCTATCTCTCCGGTGCGGCCGGTTTGGATAACAAAGGATTCGTCGCCTTTCGTCAAAATGGAGCACGAACATTGTCCCTGGCGGACCAAGCAAAATTGCGCCGCCTTGTCGATGCTGACAATGCCGATCGCCGCCAACTCTACGCCGAGGTTGCCAAAGCCATGAACCTTCCCCCCAATCAGACGTCACAAGTTCAGCGTGTTTTCGCCGATGTCTGGCGCAGCAAAGCCTCTGCTGGCTGGTTTGTTCAATCAAACTCGGGAAGTTGGAGTCAGAAGTAG
- the leuC gene encoding 3-isopropylmalate dehydratase large subunit encodes MPRTMAEKILQKHTTDEVTGAGQIVSCKVSLVLANDITAPLAIKSFERMGAKEVFDKDKIALVCDHFTPNKDIDSAEQVKVVRDFAKKMGITHYYEGGNVGVEHALLPEIGLVGPYDVVIGADSHTCTYGGLGAFATGMGSTDIAGAMALGKTWFKVPPCIKVEFTGTLPKHVYAKDLILKLIGEIGVSGARYMALEFVGPVVDALSMEGRMTIANMAIEAGGKAGIFPVDAKTLEYTKQAGRNDTELLTPDEGAVYAREVTIDVSDLSPQIACPHLPDNVKPVEDVTDITIDQAVIGSCTNGRIEDLREAAAILKGKKANKNVRLIVLPATPAIWKQALKEGLIETFMEADAVVGPATCGPCLGGHMGILAGGERAVATTNRNFKGRMGSLESEVYLASPAVAAASAITGHLTHPKDI; translated from the coding sequence ATGCCGCGTACTATGGCAGAAAAAATCCTGCAAAAGCACACGACAGACGAAGTGACCGGCGCCGGACAGATTGTGTCCTGTAAAGTGTCGCTTGTTTTGGCCAACGACATCACAGCTCCTTTGGCAATCAAGTCATTTGAGCGTATGGGAGCCAAGGAAGTCTTCGATAAAGATAAAATAGCCCTTGTGTGTGACCATTTCACACCCAACAAAGACATCGACTCGGCCGAACAGGTCAAAGTCGTGCGTGATTTTGCCAAGAAGATGGGAATTACCCATTACTACGAAGGCGGCAATGTTGGAGTTGAACACGCACTGCTGCCTGAAATCGGCCTGGTTGGCCCGTATGATGTCGTCATCGGTGCCGATAGCCATACGTGCACATACGGTGGCCTCGGTGCATTTGCGACAGGCATGGGCTCGACAGATATCGCTGGAGCCATGGCACTGGGTAAAACCTGGTTCAAGGTACCACCGTGCATCAAGGTAGAATTTACCGGGACGCTGCCCAAACATGTCTATGCCAAAGATTTGATCCTCAAACTGATTGGCGAAATCGGCGTTTCCGGCGCTCGCTATATGGCGCTTGAATTTGTCGGTCCGGTCGTGGATGCACTGAGCATGGAAGGTCGTATGACCATTGCCAATATGGCCATCGAAGCCGGAGGCAAAGCCGGTATCTTCCCGGTTGATGCCAAAACGTTGGAGTACACCAAGCAGGCCGGGCGCAACGATACGGAACTGCTTACTCCTGATGAAGGTGCCGTCTATGCCCGCGAAGTGACCATTGACGTCTCCGATCTTTCTCCGCAAATTGCTTGTCCGCACTTGCCCGACAATGTCAAACCGGTGGAAGATGTCACGGATATCACCATTGATCAGGCTGTCATCGGTTCCTGCACGAATGGCCGCATTGAAGACTTGCGTGAAGCTGCTGCCATCTTGAAAGGCAAGAAGGCGAATAAAAACGTTCGCCTCATTGTTCTGCCCGCGACGCCGGCCATTTGGAAGCAGGCGCTCAAAGAAGGACTGATTGAAACCTTTATGGAAGCCGATGCTGTTGTCGGTCCTGCGACATGCGGTCCTTGTTTAGGTGGTCATATGGGGATTCTGGCTGGCGGCGAACGCGCTGTGGCCACGACGAACCGTAACTTCAAGGGACGTATGGGCAGCTTGGAAAGTGAAGTGTACTTGGCCAGCCCGGCTGTTGCCGCGGCAAGTGCCATCACCGGACATCTGACCCACCCGAAAGACATCTAA
- the leuB gene encoding 3-isopropylmalate dehydrogenase, with protein sequence MQFSLCLLPGDGIGPEIVEQAVLVLHAVGKKYGHTFTTTSALIGGAAIDAEGVPLPDATVAACKEADAVLLGAVGGPKWDTIDPAIRPEKGLLGIRKALGLFANLRPAKLFPQLKNACRLHPDVVRDGLDVLVVRELTGGAYFGEPRGQEVRNGERFGFNTMVYSESEIRRIAKIGFETAQKRNKRLCSVDKANVLDVSQLWREIVIDESKNYPDVELSHLYVDNAAMQLVQNPGQFDVIVTENLFGDILSDEAAVITGSIGMLPSSSMGDGTLALYEPIHGSAPDIADQDKANPLATILSIAMMLRFSFALEEEAAAVENAVSAVLDAGYRTGDIMESGKTLIGCREMGQKVVEQI encoded by the coding sequence ATGCAATTTTCTCTTTGCCTCCTTCCGGGCGACGGTATTGGACCGGAGATTGTGGAACAGGCCGTTTTGGTTCTGCATGCTGTCGGAAAAAAATATGGTCACACCTTTACCACGACGTCTGCCCTGATCGGTGGTGCAGCCATTGATGCCGAAGGCGTCCCTCTGCCTGACGCGACGGTTGCTGCATGCAAGGAAGCCGATGCTGTTCTGCTCGGAGCAGTCGGTGGTCCCAAGTGGGATACGATTGATCCTGCAATTCGTCCGGAAAAAGGCCTGCTTGGCATCCGTAAGGCATTGGGGCTGTTCGCCAACCTTCGCCCGGCCAAGTTGTTCCCCCAGCTCAAAAATGCCTGCCGTTTGCATCCAGATGTCGTTCGTGATGGCCTTGATGTTCTGGTCGTTCGTGAATTGACCGGTGGCGCCTACTTTGGTGAGCCTCGCGGTCAGGAAGTGCGTAACGGTGAGCGCTTTGGCTTTAACACCATGGTCTATTCCGAGTCCGAAATTCGTCGTATCGCCAAGATTGGATTCGAGACTGCTCAAAAGCGCAACAAGCGTCTTTGCTCGGTCGATAAGGCCAATGTTCTCGATGTTTCCCAGCTCTGGCGTGAGATCGTCATCGACGAATCCAAAAATTATCCCGATGTCGAATTGTCGCATCTGTATGTGGACAACGCAGCGATGCAGCTTGTGCAAAATCCCGGACAGTTCGATGTTATTGTGACGGAAAACCTGTTTGGTGACATCCTCTCCGACGAAGCCGCTGTTATCACCGGTTCCATCGGCATGTTGCCGTCCTCATCCATGGGGGATGGCACACTGGCGCTGTACGAACCTATCCATGGTTCGGCTCCGGATATTGCAGATCAGGATAAAGCCAATCCGTTGGCGACGATTTTGTCCATCGCCATGATGTTGCGTTTTTCTTTTGCGTTGGAAGAGGAAGCTGCGGCCGTGGAAAATGCTGTATCGGCCGTGCTTGATGCCGGATACCGTACTGGCGACATCATGGAATCGGGGAAAACCCTTATTGGGTGCCGTGAAATGGGCCAGAAGGTCGTTGAGCAGATCTAG